One genomic region from Euzebya tangerina encodes:
- a CDS encoding WhiB family transcriptional regulator, with product MATLPLLAAAPTTDWQTHGLCRTIDSSIFFPPAQFEHKPERETREKRAKAICGECPVKAECIDWALTTKEPHGVWGGYSESERKQILLGKAKVNAA from the coding sequence ATGGCCACCCTCCCGTTGCTCGCTGCTGCCCCGACGACTGACTGGCAGACCCATGGTCTGTGCCGCACGATCGACTCCAGCATCTTCTTCCCTCCGGCGCAGTTCGAGCACAAGCCGGAACGGGAGACTCGCGAGAAGCGCGCCAAGGCCATCTGCGGGGAGTGTCCGGTGAAGGCGGAGTGCATCGACTGGGCACTGACGACGAAGGAGCCGCACGGCGTGTGGGGTGGCTACTCCGAATCCGAGCGGAAGCAGATCCTGCTGGGCAAGGCCAAGGTCAACGCGGCGTAG
- a CDS encoding RidA family protein produces the protein MSIAQRLAAAGVTLPEAPPPAASYAPWARSGNLIMTAGQIPVVDGSPMMTGILGAAVSLEEGQQAARQCAINVLAQLQAATGDLEQLTRLVKITVFVASAADFHSQHLVANGASDFLGEILGEDVGTHARSAVGVAVLPLNVPVEVEAIAEV, from the coding sequence GTGAGCATCGCGCAGCGGCTGGCGGCCGCGGGCGTCACGCTGCCCGAGGCGCCGCCGCCAGCGGCGAGCTACGCCCCCTGGGCCCGGTCGGGCAACCTGATCATGACGGCCGGACAGATCCCGGTGGTTGACGGCTCACCGATGATGACCGGGATCCTCGGGGCAGCGGTCAGCCTGGAGGAGGGGCAGCAGGCCGCCCGGCAGTGCGCGATCAACGTGCTGGCTCAGTTGCAGGCGGCCACCGGGGACCTCGAGCAGCTCACGCGGCTGGTCAAGATCACCGTGTTCGTGGCGTCGGCGGCGGACTTCCACAGCCAGCACCTGGTCGCCAACGGGGCGTCGGACTTCCTCGGCGAGATTCTGGGGGAGGACGTCGGCACCCATGCCCGCTCGGCCGTCGGGGTCGCGGTGCTGCCGCTGAACGTCCCGGTTGAGGTCGAGGCGATCGCCGAGGTCTGA
- the selB gene encoding selenocysteine-specific translation elongation factor, producing the protein MRVLCTAGHVDHGKSTLVAALTGTDPDRLAEEKRRGLTIDLGFAWMALDGIGDVAFVDLPGHERFVPNMLAGAGPLSTALFVVAADEGWMPQSAEHLEILRLLGVTHGVVALTKADRVDDETLEIARELVIDELAGTGLADAPVIPVSAPAGHGLAELRDALVRVLGQAPKPADRGRPRLWVDRAFSIAGSGTVVTGTLVDGTVAVGDRLHVWPLDRTVRVRQIQSLERPVEQAAPGWRVALNLVGVDTDEVPRGTMLGRPDQWRATGSVDAWCEPSGGAVLGRRGAWTAHVGTASMGVSLYPSAAEDLSVPGPVRLTFERPLPLAAGDHLVLREAGRSTTMGGGRVLDPAPGERPRGSANRSSAVVALGELAEASALPARLAALVAHHEELDADEALAGAGATAADLQAAVDAGLLVHLSSSSSGSPATGVLMAPDRWEILSKLAVQSVIGTHQRRPALAAVDPAEPRQLLATTGATAEVVEHVLAGVVADGRLEQIPGGLRAPGHEPRLTIAQQTTRTTLLAELTEVGIEAPPVADLLQRTPDDRTPDDRPPADHPERHHSQDDRDLITALVRDGQLVQLTPDVVVTAAARDQAIDVLRGLQEASGPFTASEAREALGTTRKYLLPLLEHLDAARVTRREGDRRTLRDQSG; encoded by the coding sequence GTGAGAGTCCTGTGCACGGCCGGTCATGTGGATCATGGCAAGTCGACCCTGGTAGCGGCACTGACCGGCACCGATCCGGACCGGCTGGCGGAGGAGAAGCGACGTGGTCTGACCATCGACCTCGGCTTCGCATGGATGGCGCTCGACGGCATCGGTGACGTCGCCTTCGTCGATCTGCCGGGGCACGAGCGGTTCGTGCCGAACATGCTGGCCGGCGCCGGTCCCCTGTCGACCGCCCTGTTCGTCGTGGCCGCTGACGAGGGCTGGATGCCGCAGTCCGCCGAGCACCTGGAGATCCTGCGACTGCTGGGCGTCACGCACGGCGTGGTGGCCCTGACCAAGGCCGACCGTGTGGACGACGAGACCCTCGAGATCGCGCGGGAGTTGGTGATCGACGAGCTGGCCGGCACCGGTCTGGCCGACGCGCCGGTGATCCCGGTCTCCGCGCCGGCCGGCCACGGGCTTGCGGAGCTCCGGGACGCGCTGGTCCGAGTGTTGGGACAGGCGCCCAAGCCCGCCGATCGAGGTCGCCCGCGGCTGTGGGTGGACCGGGCCTTCTCGATCGCCGGCTCGGGCACGGTGGTGACCGGCACGCTGGTCGACGGCACGGTGGCCGTGGGCGACCGCCTCCACGTGTGGCCGCTGGACCGCACGGTGAGGGTCCGGCAGATCCAGTCGCTGGAGCGCCCCGTCGAGCAGGCCGCGCCGGGGTGGCGGGTGGCGCTCAACCTGGTCGGGGTCGACACCGACGAGGTGCCGCGCGGCACCATGCTCGGCCGTCCCGACCAGTGGCGAGCGACCGGCTCGGTGGACGCGTGGTGCGAGCCCAGCGGCGGTGCGGTGCTGGGCCGCCGCGGGGCCTGGACCGCTCACGTCGGCACGGCGTCGATGGGAGTGTCCCTGTATCCCTCGGCCGCAGAGGATCTGTCCGTCCCCGGCCCTGTGCGGCTGACGTTCGAGCGTCCCCTCCCCTTGGCTGCTGGCGACCACCTGGTGCTCCGCGAGGCCGGCCGGTCGACGACCATGGGTGGCGGTCGGGTGCTGGACCCCGCGCCGGGCGAACGCCCACGCGGTTCGGCCAACCGATCGTCCGCGGTGGTGGCGCTCGGCGAGCTTGCCGAGGCATCCGCGCTCCCCGCCCGGCTGGCCGCCCTGGTGGCACACCACGAGGAACTGGATGCGGACGAGGCGCTGGCCGGCGCCGGAGCGACCGCGGCCGATCTCCAAGCAGCCGTCGACGCGGGCCTTCTCGTTCACCTGAGCTCATCGAGTTCGGGCTCCCCGGCGACCGGCGTGCTCATGGCACCGGACCGCTGGGAGATCCTCTCGAAGCTGGCCGTCCAGTCGGTCATCGGGACCCACCAGCGGCGCCCGGCGCTGGCCGCCGTGGACCCGGCCGAGCCCCGGCAGCTCCTGGCCACGACCGGTGCCACCGCGGAGGTGGTGGAGCACGTGCTCGCCGGCGTTGTTGCCGACGGTCGGCTGGAACAGATACCCGGAGGCCTGCGCGCGCCGGGGCATGAGCCCCGACTCACGATCGCGCAGCAGACGACGCGGACCACCCTGCTCGCGGAGCTGACCGAGGTCGGGATCGAGGCGCCGCCGGTCGCCGACCTCCTGCAGCGCACGCCTGACGACCGCACGCCTGACGACCGCCCTCCTGCCGACCACCCGGAGCGCCATCACTCACAGGACGACCGGGATCTGATCACCGCCCTGGTTCGCGATGGCCAGCTGGTGCAGCTGACCCCGGACGTGGTGGTGACAGCCGCCGCGCGGGATCAGGCAATCGACGTCCTGCGGGGCCTGCAGGAGGCGTCCGGGCCCTTCACCGCGTCAGAGGCCCGGGAGGCGCTGGGCACCACCCGGAAGTACCTGCTCCCGCTACTCGAGCACCTGGACGCCGCGAGGGTGACCCGCCGTGAGGGCGACCGACGCACGCTGCGCGACCAGAGCGGGTAG
- a CDS encoding GGDEF domain-containing protein — protein sequence MAGVASHSMGRDSESGLITGERLLDDVDRMIADAVRFGRPLSVAVAGLSAEGGPPDAADILRVAGLIQSGVRTCDLAGRLDDGMFLLALSGTPARAAVTPLTRLQQEVAELAPATSGGLRVAVGVAALSGLMSMEELVVRAIGLSDQAQQRGPGMMCLDPEPAR from the coding sequence ATGGCAGGTGTGGCATCCCACTCGATGGGCCGGGACAGCGAATCCGGTCTCATCACGGGTGAGCGCTTGTTGGACGACGTCGATCGGATGATCGCCGACGCCGTTCGCTTCGGTCGCCCGCTGTCCGTCGCCGTTGCTGGGCTCTCGGCGGAGGGAGGTCCACCGGACGCCGCCGACATCCTCCGGGTCGCGGGGCTGATCCAGTCCGGGGTGCGGACCTGTGATCTGGCTGGTCGCTTGGACGACGGGATGTTCCTGCTGGCCCTATCGGGCACGCCGGCGCGGGCAGCGGTGACGCCACTCACCCGACTGCAGCAGGAGGTGGCCGAGTTGGCACCGGCGACCAGTGGTGGACTACGCGTTGCCGTCGGGGTGGCCGCGCTGAGTGGACTGATGTCGATGGAGGAGTTGGTGGTCCGGGCCATCGGGCTCTCGGACCAGGCACAGCAGCGGGGCCCGGGCATGATGTGCCTGGACCCCGAACCAGCCCGCTGA
- a CDS encoding peptidoglycan-binding protein, translating into MDRHFPTICVVLTILLVMAVMPAAYAVSDINDTVEITFPVAGPNRYSDDYQQIRGGGSRRHQATDIYGVKGQAIHAAASGRVCMAPGINEPMPAYGYIIRICTGNVVYGYHHLNNDSPGTDDGAGGYRNAYAPGIQVGATVREGQLIGYMGDSGNAEDTPVHLHFSIFDQDLVDPEIAESPWRQHYLNPYNSLVAAERAGRVPSSTSGALKTGASGSSVADWQADLNTAIDAGLATDGAFGPATEAATREFQQQEGLTVDGIVGPASRAAMERRLDELGQEPSNKPPGSSSSTGFPGRALRLEDPMLQGQDVRAWQQRMAERGWRGADGAPLAVDGFFGPDSQRAARLFQEEKGLTVDGIVGPATWAEAFS; encoded by the coding sequence ATGGATCGTCACTTCCCCACGATCTGTGTCGTGTTGACCATCCTGCTTGTGATGGCGGTCATGCCCGCCGCGTACGCAGTTTCTGACATCAACGACACGGTCGAGATCACCTTCCCCGTTGCCGGCCCGAACCGGTACTCCGACGACTACCAGCAGATCCGCGGTGGCGGCAGCCGCCGACACCAGGCCACCGACATCTACGGCGTGAAGGGCCAGGCCATCCACGCTGCGGCCAGCGGACGGGTCTGCATGGCTCCCGGCATCAATGAGCCCATGCCCGCGTACGGCTACATCATCCGGATCTGCACCGGCAACGTGGTCTACGGCTACCACCACCTCAACAACGACTCCCCCGGCACCGACGACGGTGCGGGTGGCTATCGCAACGCCTACGCGCCCGGGATTCAGGTGGGCGCCACGGTGCGCGAGGGTCAGTTGATCGGGTACATGGGCGACTCGGGCAATGCCGAGGACACGCCGGTGCACCTGCACTTCAGCATCTTCGACCAAGACCTGGTGGACCCCGAGATCGCCGAGTCGCCCTGGCGTCAGCACTACCTCAACCCCTACAACAGCCTGGTCGCCGCCGAGCGAGCCGGCCGGGTACCCAGTTCCACCTCCGGTGCTCTGAAGACCGGGGCCAGCGGGTCGAGCGTCGCCGACTGGCAGGCCGACCTGAACACCGCGATCGACGCCGGCCTCGCCACCGATGGTGCGTTCGGCCCCGCCACGGAGGCGGCGACCCGGGAGTTCCAGCAGCAGGAGGGGCTCACGGTCGACGGCATCGTCGGACCCGCGAGCCGCGCAGCGATGGAGCGCCGACTGGACGAGTTGGGGCAGGAGCCATCCAACAAGCCGCCCGGATCGAGTTCCAGCACCGGCTTCCCCGGCCGTGCGCTGCGACTCGAGGACCCGATGCTGCAGGGCCAGGACGTCCGCGCCTGGCAGCAACGGATGGCAGAGCGAGGATGGCGAGGCGCCGACGGTGCCCCACTGGCCGTCGACGGCTTCTTCGGACCGGACTCCCAGCGGGCAGCCCGCCTGTTCCAGGAGGAGAAGGGCTTGACGGTCGATGGGATCGTCGGACCGGCGACCTGGGCAGAAGCCTTCAGCTGA
- the selA gene encoding L-seryl-tRNA(Sec) selenium transferase, producing MDQRALANLPRMDVLLADAAALVERHGQAPTKDALAAATTAAREQLLAGGLSADRDELTAWIRGRAAEALADDSRPGPRRVINAAGVVVHTNLGRAPLAEEVVAAIVGATGYCDLEYELASGARGSRGTHVDALLAELVGAEDGVVVNNCASALVLVLATFAAGRQVPVSRGHLVEIGGSFRLPEIMEASGAQLREVGTTNRTRARDYGVEGDTALVLTVHPSNFTQAGFVTQPPLSAVAEVARSVGVPLVHDAGSGLLVPAEEGPLAGEVSMAEALADGADLVLASGDKLLGGPQAGLIAGRGDLIQQLRSAPLMRALRLDKLRLAGLRAALLAHRRDGHSAVQSTLATDPELPARVERLATRLDGRVVEVTTMIGGGSAPGVGVPSPAVALPDPKGELADSLRLGDPPVVVRVNEGRALIDLRTVTPADDDVIAAAVEAATTAS from the coding sequence ATGGATCAGCGTGCCCTCGCCAACTTGCCTCGGATGGACGTCCTTCTGGCCGACGCCGCGGCGCTGGTCGAGCGGCACGGTCAGGCGCCGACCAAGGACGCGCTGGCCGCGGCGACCACGGCGGCTCGAGAGCAGCTGCTGGCCGGAGGGCTGTCTGCCGACCGCGACGAGTTGACCGCCTGGATCCGCGGTCGCGCAGCCGAGGCGCTGGCCGACGACAGCCGACCCGGCCCCCGGCGCGTGATCAATGCCGCTGGTGTCGTCGTCCACACCAACCTGGGGCGCGCCCCACTGGCCGAGGAGGTCGTCGCGGCCATCGTCGGCGCCACCGGCTACTGCGACCTCGAGTACGAGCTGGCCAGTGGTGCCCGTGGGTCCCGCGGCACCCACGTCGATGCGCTGCTCGCCGAACTGGTCGGCGCAGAGGACGGGGTCGTGGTCAACAACTGCGCCTCGGCCCTGGTGCTGGTCCTGGCGACGTTCGCTGCCGGCCGTCAGGTCCCGGTCAGTCGCGGCCACCTGGTCGAGATCGGCGGCTCGTTCCGACTGCCGGAGATCATGGAGGCGTCCGGTGCCCAGCTGCGCGAGGTCGGCACGACGAACCGGACCAGAGCGCGTGACTACGGCGTCGAGGGTGATACGGCGCTGGTGCTGACCGTCCACCCCTCCAACTTCACCCAGGCTGGGTTCGTCACCCAGCCGCCGCTGTCCGCGGTCGCCGAGGTGGCCCGGTCCGTGGGGGTGCCGCTGGTCCACGACGCCGGCTCGGGCCTGCTGGTCCCTGCTGAGGAGGGGCCGTTGGCCGGGGAGGTCAGCATGGCCGAGGCGCTGGCCGATGGCGCAGACCTCGTGCTCGCGAGTGGCGACAAGCTGCTTGGCGGGCCGCAGGCCGGCCTGATCGCCGGTCGGGGCGACCTCATCCAGCAGTTGCGGTCGGCTCCGCTGATGCGCGCGCTGCGCCTGGACAAGCTGCGCCTGGCCGGGCTGCGAGCGGCGTTGCTGGCCCACCGACGGGACGGGCACTCGGCGGTGCAGTCGACCTTGGCGACGGACCCGGAACTTCCCGCGCGGGTCGAGCGACTGGCGACCCGACTGGACGGGCGGGTGGTGGAGGTCACCACGATGATCGGCGGCGGGTCGGCGCCGGGTGTGGGTGTCCCCTCCCCCGCCGTGGCGCTCCCCGATCCGAAGGGCGAACTGGCCGACTCGTTGCGGCTGGGTGACCCACCGGTGGTCGTCCGGGTCAACGAGGGCCGCGCGCTGATCGACCTCCGCACGGTCACGCCCGCCGACGATGACGTGATTGCGGCCGCCGTGGAAGCCGCAACAACAGCCTCGTGA